The DNA region CCGACGGACCAACGACGGCGGCCCGGCTCGCGATGAGCCGGGCCGCCGCCCTGCGTTCGGACCTACGCGCCGATCAGGCCGCCATCGCCGTGGTGGTGGTGGCGAGGTGCGCAGTGTCTGTGGAGAGGGTCGGGCTGGTGGTGCCGGTGGTCGGCGTGGCCGTGCCGGTCCCGCCGGTCGTCCCCGTGGTGCCGCCCGTGGTGGCGGGCACCGTGCTGTCGAACTGGCTCTCGCCGGTCCACGCCGGCTTGCCCGGCGCCGGATCCGGCGGGTTGAGGTTGCGGGCGTGCTGGATGGGCGGGCCGTCGTAGATCAGCGTCTCGCCCGCCGCGCCGTTGAGGCGGTGGTAGATCTTCAGCTTGCCCGTGGACGGGTCGTAGACGTAGTGGTACGTCTCGGTGTTGGTGGTGTCGCCGTGCGAGTTGACCCAGTGCACCAGCGTCTTGCCGCCCTCCACCGTGGTATACCAGGCGTTCACGCCGTCCCCGAAATAGCAGTGGCCCCAGTAGCCGGCGAACGTGCCGTTCTTCTTGATCACGCCCACGAAGTCGCCGCCGGTGATGTTCACCTTGTCCCAGATGCTCACGTCGAACGTGTAGGTCACGCCGCCCACGGTGATGGTCTTGCGCGCCGGTGTGCCCAGCGTGCGCAGCGGGGTCTTGGTGCCGCCTGTCTCGGTGATGGTGTCCTTGCCCGTGCCCGGGCACTGCGACGACACGTTGCAGATGAACGAGTCGGAGTACATGTCCACCGGCTTCGGCGTGTCGGCCACCACGGTGGTGGGCGTCGCCGCGATGAGCGCCGATGCGCTCGTGCCCGTCATCTCCGGCCGGGGCAGCGGCCGGTGGGGCGCGGTCGGGGAGTCGCAGGCGGCGGCGGCCATGGTCAGGCCCAGCGCGGCGGCGGTGAGCAGCAGCCTTCGTAACTGATGAAGCATCTTGGAGCTCCGGCGGATGGGGATGGGTGGAACAACGCGGTGAATGGAAGAAAAACAAATGTCTTCCATCTGTCAATTATTCTTGGCGTAAAACGTATTTGCGTTCGAACGTGAGAAGATGCCGCTCGTCACGTACAGCGTCGGGCGCGGTGCTCAGAGGCTCAGTCGAGGCGTTGCGGTGGTTCTGCCAGGTATGACTCGGTTGTTGCTAAAGACTGCTGACGAATTACGAGATCAGAATCGGCAGCTCGATGGGGTGAGAAGGTCGCCGGGAGATGCACGGAGGGACGCCCTCGTGGAGATACCAGCAGGCCACCAGGGCGCGATATGAGCGATGCGAGCGTCGGCTGCGGGCAGTGCCCTAAAACTGAAGCGGCGGGAGACTGCCGGGCGCCACGCTCTCGGCGCGCGCTGATCGGCAGGCTCCCGCCGCGGGCGGGGAGACCCCGGACGGAGGCCAACAGGCGGTATCGTTGGCCGGAGGAGGAGGCTCGCCGACCCCGCGGAGGAGACGGGCGGCAGGCCGTATCGCCGACCGGCTCCGGAGCGGCCCGCCGCGAACGGCTCTCCGTCTCCCGAAAAGAAGAGAAGAAGCCCCTACGGACGCGGCGACAGAGGGGGACGGGCCGCCGGAAGACGGGGCGGAGGGACGGTGCGCGGCACCGGACGCACCACGCGCGCGGGCGGCGGGGCGGGCGACTCCGGCTGCGGGGCGTTGCCGTCGCCGCTGGTGCCATCTGCCGTGGTGTCCGGCGCCGATCCGTCGAGCAGGTCGCCGATACCCCGCACCACCGTGCCCACGATGCCGTCGGCGGCCGGGAGCGTGTCGGGGTGCAGCGGGCACGCCTGGGTGGGCTCGGTGCCCTGCTGGTAGAACTCGTCGCGCACGTGCTCTGCCGGGCACGCGGGAGTGGCGAGCTGGCCGGACTCGCCGTCGATGCGGCGCGTGGTCACGTCCGCCGGCACCGCCCACGGCGCCGGCACGGGGCGGCCCTTGTACCAGCTTCCCATCACCCGTCCCCACACCGGCGCCGCGAGCCCGCCACCGGACGCGTCGCCCAGGATGGACTGCGGCCGGTCGAAGCCCAGCCACACGCCCGCCACCACGTCGGGCGTGACGCCGATGAACCAGACGTCGGCCGCCTCGTTGGTGGTCCCCGTCTTCCCCGCGGCCGGCACGTTCCACGGCAGCCCGCCCGGCCCCCGCGCGCCGATGCCGGTGCCGTGGTCCACCACGTCGCGCATGAGCGAGTTGGTGAGGAACGCCACGGACGGCGAGAGCGCATAGTGGCGCTGCGTGTCTGCCGCGTACAGCACCCGCCCCTGCGCATCGGTGATGCGGCGGATGAGGCGCGGCGCGACCGCGGTGCCGCCGTTGGTGAAGGCGGCGTACGTGGCCACCATCTGCAGCGGCATCACGTCTGCCGCGCCGAGGAAGGTGGACGGATAGGCCTTGATGGAGGTCGTGATGCCCATACGGTGGGCCAGCTCCACCACCTGCCCCGTGCCGACCCGCTCGCCCACGGCCACGGCGGCACGGTTGGACGATACGCGCAGGCTGCCGCGCATGTCCAGCGTGACGCTGTCGGCCACGTGGTCCGCCGGACGGTAGCCGCCCGCGCCCTCCACCACGTCCTGCGCGCCGGGACCCACGAGCGGCGTGGAGATGGGCATCCCCGCCGCGATGGCCGCGGCGTAGACGATGGGCTTGAACGACGAGCCCGCCTGCCGCCGCGCCTGCCGCACGCGGTCGAACTGGCTGAGCGCGTAGTCGCGCCCGCCCACGAGGGCGCGGATGTCGCCGGTGTTGGGGTCCAGCGCCACGAACAGGCCCTGGAGGCACTGGTCCGGCCGCACCTGCTTTCCGGCCGAGCACGACGCGTGGCGCCAGCGGCCGTACGCGCCCCTCTCGATCGCGGCGATCTGCCGGACGAGCTGCGCCTCGGCGGCGGACTGCATGCCGCGGTCGAGCGCGGTGTACACGCGCAACCCCTGCCGCTCCGCGTCGGCCCCCATGCGGTCGCGCAGCTCCTGCCGGACGGCGGCCACGAAGTACGGTGCCGCCCCGCCCGCCTCGGCCGGCGGCGCCAGTCGCAGCGGCTCGGCGCGGGCGCGCTCCGCCTCCTGCGGCGTGACGACACCCGCGTCCGCCATCAGCCCAAGCACGACGTTCCGGCGCCGGAGGGCCGCCTCGGGATTGCGGCGCGGGCTGTAGTAGCTGGGCGCTTTGGGCAGCGCCGCCAGCATGGCGGACTCGGCCAGCGACAGGCGCGCGGCGGGCTTGCCGAAGTAGCCCTCGGCCGCGGCCTCCACACCGTACAGGCCCTCGCCCAGGTAGATCTGGTTGAGGTACAGCTCCAGGATCTCGTCCTTGCCGAACGCCTTCTCGATCCGCCGCGCGATGGTGATCTCCCACAGCTTGCGGCGCAGCGTCTTGGCCCGCGTGAGCTGCTCGGGGAAGACGTTGCGGGCGAGCTGCATGGTCACGGTGCTGAAGCCCTGGTTGTAGCGCAGCGTCTTGATGTCGCGCGCCAGGGCGCCGGCCGCGCGCCGCCAGTCGACCCCGTGGTGCTGGTAGAAGCGCTTGTCCTCCACCGCCAGGAAGGCGCCGGACACGCGCGCGGGTATCTGCCGCAGCGGCACCACGGTCCGCTGCTCCGGGGCCAGGCGAGCGACCACGCGCCCGTCCGCGTCGTAGACGGCGCTCGCCTGCGGGGGCGTGTAGTCGCGCAGCGCGGCCACGTTGGGGCACGCCGCGCCCGAGCAGCGCGGCCACAGGTACGCCAGCACCGCCAGCCCGCCCGCCAGCGCGATGCCGCAGCACGCCAGCACGAAGCGGAAGAAGCGGCGCCCGCCTCCGCCCTTCTTCTTCGGGGCTGGCTTGCGGGCGCGTGGCTTGGCGGATGCTGCGGGACGCTTGGGAGCTGTAGCCATCAGGGATGCTGGATTCGATTCAGGAGCGCGCCGGTCACGGCGCGGTGCGGGCGGTTCGTACAGGAAGAGAACGACGATGTTCCTGTCCCGCAATCGCGTCGCAGAACGGCCGTGCGCGTCACGTCTGGCGAGCAGAGGCTGATTGAGCGTGCCACGCGCGCCCGGAAGCCGGAAGTTAGGATCCACGATGGTGGCAAAGCCGCCCGGGAAGCGAAACACCGGACCCGCGAGATGCGAGGCCCGGCGATCTCCTTCCGACCCGGAAGAGCGGACTACATCATCAGCGCACTGACGAACTTCATGTCCGCGGCGCGGAAGAGCACCGGTCAGTGCCCGGAATTCCTGCTCAGCTCCACCGTTCCGCTCGGGGCTGCACCGACAGCAATCGGGTGACGCCGGTGGTTTCGGAGTAACGACATCTTCCGGATCGACAACTTCGACCACGTCCCCAACAACCTTCGAGGTAATCGATTAGATCTCCACCGCTTGGTGGATGACGGGACGTCGCAGAACGCTACCTGCCCGCGACCGTTAGCTCCGCAGCAGCCGCCCACCGTCCACCACCAGCGTGTCACCCGTGACGAAATCGGCGCGGAGGAGGTACAGAAGCGCGGCTACGACATCGTCCGGCGAGCCGTTGCGGCGGAGGGGGGCGCGCTCGGCGAGGCGGCGGACCTCGTCCTCGCCGAGGTTCTCGGGGGGGAGGACCGTACCGGGGGCAATGGCGACCACACGCACCTCCGGGGCGAGCGCGCGGGCGGCAACCTTGGTGAGGTGGATGAGGCCGGCTTTGGAGATGGAGTGCGCTGCGTAGCCTTCCCACGCCTGCATCCCCGCCAGGTCGGCGATGTTGACCACCACGCCGCGTCGCGCCCGCAGCGTGGCCGCAAGCGCACGGGTGAGCAGGAAGGGCGCGCGAAGGTTCACCGCCATCGTGTGGTCCCACAGCGACGCGCCGGTCTCCTCCAGCCGCTCGGGCGGGAAGACCGACGCGTTGTTCACCAGCACGTCCACCCCGCCGAACGCCGCCTCCGCCTCCCGAGCCAGCCGCTCCACGGCCTCCCCGTCCGCCAGGTCGGCGGCGAGCGCGACCGCTTCCCCACCCTGCGCGCGCACCTCCGCGACCAGCGCCTCCGCCGCCTCGGCAGACGAGTTGTAGTGCACGACCAGGCGCATTCCCTCGCCCGCGAGCGTGAGAGAGATGGCGCGGCCCACGCGCACGGCGCCGCCGGTCACGAGCGCGACGCGGCCCCCCAGGTCCCGCTGCGGCGGACGTACGGAGGAGGTCATCCCGCTACTCGTCGTCCTGCTTGAAGATCTTCAGGTTGGTGGAGTGGCCGGGCGCCGTGCGGGCCTTGGGATTCATGTAGTGCACCGCGTTGTTCACGGCGATGGCGGCCTCGCCATAGCCGGTGGCGATCAGCTCCAGCTTGCCGGGATAGTGCACCACGTCGCCCGCCGCGTACACGCCGGTGATGTTCGTCTCCATGAGCTGGGACACCTTGATGGTGTTCTTCTCCAGCTCCAGCCCCCAGGTGGAGATGGGGCCGAGGTCCGGCTTGAAGCCCAGCAGCGCCACCACCGCGTCCACCTCCAGCTCCTGCTCCTCGGCCGTGTCGTTGTTGTGCAGCACCGCGCGCGTCACGCAGCCGCCCTCGCCCACGATGGCGCGCGTCTCGTACGGCGTGCGCACGTTCACCTCCCCGCGCTCGGCCGCCGCCCACATCTCCTGCACGCTCGCCTTGTGCGCGCGGAACTCCGGCCGCCGGTGGATGAGCGTGACTTCGCTGGCCACGCCGCGCAGCCCCAGCACCCAGTCCACCGCGCTGTCGCCGCCGCCGATGAGCAGCACCTTCTTGCCGCGGAAGTCCTCCGGCTGGCGCACGTGGGTGTGCACGCCGCCCTCGCGCGAGTAGTGCTCGTCCCAGCCCGGGCACTCCAGCACGCGTGGGTTCAGTGCCCCTTTGCCCGCGGTGATCACGACCGTGCGGGTGAGGAACTCGCCCTGGCGCGTGACCAGGCGGATGTGGCCGTCTTCGGGCACCAGGCTCTCGACCTCGGCCTCCAGCACCACCTCGGGCCCGAACTGGGTGCCCTGCTCGATCATGTTGTTCGCCAGGTCCTTGGCGAGGATCTTGGGCAGGCCGCCCACGTCGAAGATGTACTTCTCCGGGTACAGCGCCATGAGCTGCCCGCCCAGCTGCGGCAGCGCGTCCACGATGCGGCACGACACGCCGCGCAGGCCCGCGTAGAAGGCGGCGAACAGCCCCGTGGGGCCGCCTCCGATCACGGTGACGTCGGTGATGCTCGCTTCGCTCACGCTCAAGGTCCGGTTGGGATGATGGGGGGCTGCCGGGCGGGCGCGAAGGTGCCCCCGGCGCACGGCTTCATATAGACGCGGGTGCGTGCCGCCGCAAGTCGTGCCGCCCGCATTCGGCCGTCGTGCAGGATGCAGGAATCCTTGCAAGATCGCAGGGCGGAGCACGAGGCCGGCAGCGCGCCGCATCTCGCAAACCGTTTATTTACAAACACTTGAACATACACCGCACGCTGGTATGCGCGTTGCCTTAACCCAGGCCAGCAGCACGGCGACAGTGCTGATGACCCCCTCACCCTCCAGGGAGCCACACCATGAAGAACGTTCGCAACAACAAGGGCTTCACGCTCATCGAGCTCATGATCGTCGTCGTGATCATCGGCATCCTCGCCGCCATCGCGATCCCGAAGTTCAGCAAGGTGTCCGCCGGCGCCAAGCAGGCCGAAGCCTACGGTGTGCTCGCGCAGATCTGCTCGCTCCAGAAGTCGTACTTCGAGGCCAAGGACACCTACGCCGCCTCCGAGGGCTCGCTGACCGGCTGGGCGGATCCGAGCGCCAAGTACTA from Longimicrobiaceae bacterium includes:
- a CDS encoding prepilin-type N-terminal cleavage/methylation domain-containing protein; this encodes MKNVRNNKGFTLIELMIVVVIIGILAAIAIPKFSKVSAGAKQAEAYGVLAQICSLQKSYFEAKDTYAASEGSLTGWADPSAKYYTFTSTGSATAASAVATPNSAGSTAGVKTITRNCVTGVDVES
- a CDS encoding SDR family oxidoreductase, which translates into the protein MTSSVRPPQRDLGGRVALVTGGAVRVGRAISLTLAGEGMRLVVHYNSSAEAAEALVAEVRAQGGEAVALAADLADGEAVERLAREAEAAFGGVDVLVNNASVFPPERLEETGASLWDHTMAVNLRAPFLLTRALAATLRARRGVVVNIADLAGMQAWEGYAAHSISKAGLIHLTKVAARALAPEVRVVAIAPGTVLPPENLGEDEVRRLAERAPLRRNGSPDDVVAALLYLLRADFVTGDTLVVDGGRLLRS
- a CDS encoding PBP1A family penicillin-binding protein — its product is MATAPKRPAASAKPRARKPAPKKKGGGGRRFFRFVLACCGIALAGGLAVLAYLWPRCSGAACPNVAALRDYTPPQASAVYDADGRVVARLAPEQRTVVPLRQIPARVSGAFLAVEDKRFYQHHGVDWRRAAGALARDIKTLRYNQGFSTVTMQLARNVFPEQLTRAKTLRRKLWEITIARRIEKAFGKDEILELYLNQIYLGEGLYGVEAAAEGYFGKPAARLSLAESAMLAALPKAPSYYSPRRNPEAALRRRNVVLGLMADAGVVTPQEAERARAEPLRLAPPAEAGGAAPYFVAAVRQELRDRMGADAERQGLRVYTALDRGMQSAAEAQLVRQIAAIERGAYGRWRHASCSAGKQVRPDQCLQGLFVALDPNTGDIRALVGGRDYALSQFDRVRQARRQAGSSFKPIVYAAAIAAGMPISTPLVGPGAQDVVEGAGGYRPADHVADSVTLDMRGSLRVSSNRAAVAVGERVGTGQVVELAHRMGITTSIKAYPSTFLGAADVMPLQMVATYAAFTNGGTAVAPRLIRRITDAQGRVLYAADTQRHYALSPSVAFLTNSLMRDVVDHGTGIGARGPGGLPWNVPAAGKTGTTNEAADVWFIGVTPDVVAGVWLGFDRPQSILGDASGGGLAAPVWGRVMGSWYKGRPVPAPWAVPADVTTRRIDGESGQLATPACPAEHVRDEFYQQGTEPTQACPLHPDTLPAADGIVGTVVRGIGDLLDGSAPDTTADGTSGDGNAPQPESPAPPPARVVRPVPRTVPPPRLPAARPPLSPRP
- a CDS encoding NAD(P)/FAD-dependent oxidoreductase, translated to MSEASITDVTVIGGGPTGLFAAFYAGLRGVSCRIVDALPQLGGQLMALYPEKYIFDVGGLPKILAKDLANNMIEQGTQFGPEVVLEAEVESLVPEDGHIRLVTRQGEFLTRTVVITAGKGALNPRVLECPGWDEHYSREGGVHTHVRQPEDFRGKKVLLIGGGDSAVDWVLGLRGVASEVTLIHRRPEFRAHKASVQEMWAAAERGEVNVRTPYETRAIVGEGGCVTRAVLHNNDTAEEQELEVDAVVALLGFKPDLGPISTWGLELEKNTIKVSQLMETNITGVYAAGDVVHYPGKLELIATGYGEAAIAVNNAVHYMNPKARTAPGHSTNLKIFKQDDE